In Pseudodesulfovibrio alkaliphilus, the sequence GGAGTAGGTCAGTTCCTCGGCCGTGTTGTCCACGTCATAGTCGTTGTCGGCCACGGAGCCGGTGATGGTCGCCTTTTCCTTGAGCGCGGCCGTGTCGTCCACCGCCACGGGGGCGTCGTTGGTGCCGGTGACGGTGATGGTCAGGGTGGCTGTGTCAGTCAAATCTCCGTCTGAGACGGAGTAGCCGATCTTAAGGACGTGGGTTTCGCCCTCGGTCAGGTAGTCGTAAGAGGACGCATCAAAGGTATATGTGCCGTCGGCGCTGAAGGTCAGGCCCGCAGGTGCGCTGTCCGGATCAGTCAGGGAATAGGTCAGTTCCTCGGCCGTGTTGTCCACGTCATAGTCGTTGTCGGCCACGGAGCCGGTGATGATCTGCTTTTCCTTGAGCGCGGCCGCGTCGTCCACCGCCACGGGGGCGTCGTTGACCGGGTTGACGGTGATGGCGCCCTGGCCCTGGACCGTGTGGACGCCGTCGGTGACGGAGAAGGTCACGGCGATGGTTCCGTTGTAGTCCTGGTCTGGAGTGAAGAGCCATGCGCCCGCGCCGATCGCGGTCAGGGTACCTCCCTCTACGGACAGGCCGGTCACGCTCAAGACGCTGCCAGGGTCGGGATCGCTGGCCAGGGCGAGGATTTGTGCGCTGGTGATCACCGTGGGCACGTCCTCGTCGGTGACGATGGAAAGAGTGCCGTTGATTGTCGGGGGATTATTGGTCGCGCCGGAAGTGTCGGAGCCGGAAAGTCCGGGCGAGGAAGATTCGAGAAATCCCCTGTTGGATTGAAAAGCCAGGCCCTCCTGGCCGCCCAGGCTGTCAAAGCCTTCCACGAGGGAGCCCGAGTCGTCGGTGTACGCGCCAGCGCCGCTGCTGCCGGAGGAGCCTTCGGCCGCGGTTTCCAGATCCTCTT encodes:
- a CDS encoding tandem-95 repeat protein, whose amino-acid sequence is MAENNTPQSRVALSLPGEGKAARFQITSDMSVFFDFDVSEAIFTGKGNDLVITVEGQGVIVIEDYRLLAEQGALPVFEMMGGIQVPGDVYLFAFIDGTEEEDLETAAEGSSGSSGAGAYTDDSGSLVEGFDSLGGQEGLAFQSNRGFLESSSPGLSGSDTSGATNNPPTINGTLSIVTDEDVPTVITSAQILALASDPDPGSVLSVTGLSVEGGTLTAIGAGAWLFTPDQDYNGTIAVTFSVTDGVHTVQGQGAITVNPVNDAPVAVDDAAALKEKQIITGSVADNDYDVDNTAEELTYSLTDPDSAPAGLTFSADGTYTFDASSYDYLTEGETHVLKIGYSVSDGDLTDTATLTITVTGTNDAPVAVDDTAALKEKATITGSVADNDYDVDNTAEELTYS